In Heteronotia binoei isolate CCM8104 ecotype False Entrance Well chromosome 5, APGP_CSIRO_Hbin_v1, whole genome shotgun sequence, the DNA window TGCTTGTGTTGAGGTGCTTAGGAAGTATCTTGTAAATATCTGTTTGAAGTCCGATGTTCATAAATGGGACCATTTTTGAACATCGGACTTCAAACAGTTATTTAGTGAATCATAGAACTGACACAAGCATTTTGCCCCACTTTTATGAGCGGTTGAGAAGGATATTGGACTTTGATGACAGTAATTGTGGACTTTCCCATTGTGGACTTTTCTGTTTATGATGTTATAAATGTGATTTGTGAACATTATTGAAAATTGTTGAAATACTTATTTTGAAATATAGTGAAGTTATTTGTAGTTATTCATTCATGGTGATTTATTGTTTGGTTCAACCTTTTTTCTGTGAATCTCTTTGGATTCTCAccaggaggttagcaaccctagtccTGTCCACCTAGCAGAAGTTTAATGTGTGGAGATGGACAGGTGAAACTTTTCGtggcatggaagtaaataacatcacctggtaagtAGCATTTTATTAAACTGATAGGACTTCCCTCCTCCATTCTAGCGGCAAACCTATGTGGAAGCTCTGCATAAACAGAAAATAATACAGCAGAGAGAAAGATTCTGTTCCCTCCTTTTCCTAGGATTGTTATGCTGAGCAACCAGCAGGAGGAATGTGGGGAAATGGTATGGGAGGATTGGCATAACTAACAAAATGATGACATTTCCAGGGAATACCCAGAAGTACTGGCAGCAGCTTTAGGCATCTCCAGAAATGCAGCAATGGGGAACAGGAATtctgggcagggaatctcccactCTGACTAGGGGCTTGGCAAACCTACCCTTTTCTTATGTGCTGTTTTCTGTCGACAGCAAGTTTTTAACATAGGGGCACATTCTATAATGTGTTCTTCCATAAGCCTCACCTGTAGTCTGGGTGCGATATGATCCATTCTGCTGTTTCAGATCTCTGTCATCTCATTGCATTGCATAAAGCCCTGCTTGGCAGGGAAAGGAACGGGGCAAAAATTGAATGAATGCATGTCCAGATTTACACATGTGAGAGAATGAAGGCATAATATGGTGAAGTGGTAGAATTTCCTGTGCCATATCAGATTACAATCATGCTTGAAATGGGTTATAAACTCTTTACAAATAGGAAACCAGTGAGCAAACAAAGAGAGGACACAGCTTTCTCCCtactggctattttttttttttgcgctgaggtttttttaaaacagcaacCATGGAAAAAGCATTCAGAGCTGGAacctggagcagtgatgctctgtgttcttggtgcttggggacaacagtgggaggacttctggaattctggccccactggtggatctccttaTGGTACCTGGGGTTTGGACTctagtgtgacacagagtgttggactggatgggtcttcggcctaatccaacatggtttctcttatgttcttaacctgccACCTGTAGTCTGCCCAGGTGTGTCCGTTATATGACTTCAACATTCTACCATCTAATTCCCTTGCTTGTCTAAACCAGGCCTACAGAGCAGACAACCGAGGAAAGTCGCTGGATACAAAGAGCTTGGAGATAGCTGCCTTGCGGCACAGAGCCCCCTTCAACATGGTAGCTGTAAAATATGCATCATCCTTCACCCAGAATAGGCAAACAAGGGGATGAAGAGAAGATTAAAAACAGAGTGGTATAATGTCTGCAAGTACAACAGCTGTTGGGGGGCGGGGCGGacatgtcatgaatgtaaagcaCTCGGTCATGAGGGATTAAAACTAGCCATGGAATCTGGTCAGCACAGCTTGGGAAAATACTGAGCTGCTGAGAGGATTTGTCACCAATACCAATAGTTTGGTGCTCTCCACTGTTGAGTAAGGTACATGCAAAATGGCATCAGTCTCTTCAActcacacagggcttcttctttttttgcaggagcttttttgcatattaggccacatgttgtagccaatcctccaagagtttacagggctcttagtacagggcctactgtaagctccaggaagattggttacatcagaggtgtgtggcctaatatgcaaagaagttcctggaacaaaaaaagccatgagctCACATATTTACAGTAGGCCTCTCTGAGCTGACACATGTCTGTCCATCAACCACTGTCTGAAAATAGACttttgatgagattgggttttTTTGGGAAACATAATTGTTTTTGGTTGCAGGTAGTGCTTCCAGCCAAGGAAACAGGCCTACTCAGTAGCCGCTATGAAGTGCACAGGGCCTTCAAAGAGTGAGAAAATTGCCTTTGTATTGGAGTATGCTCTAGCCAGGGAGGCAAAGATTTGGAAAGTGCCCATCTTCCAAGATTTCACACTAAAGGTATTCTCTTTCAAGCCTCATATGAATGGAGTGTAACATTATATatgagaattattttttttttaaaaaatatatagactagggttgccactccCCAAGTGGGGTCACAAGAAATCGGGACCACAGAGGTGTGACTATTGAGAAAACAACAATAACACTTCTCCATGTATAAAATATACCAACAATATTCTATAAATGTATTTACTGGCAAATCCAAATAATAGTTCCAATCAAACCATAGTTGCAATGAAATAGTACAGTGAGAAAATCACCCACTACCCACGATGCAACTAAAAacaattgtttaaattgtttttatgttttaattgttgttttattgtatcagacacactaatgtgtttgcgtcgacccttggtttgtgagctggcctgagcctgcctttggtagggagggtgggatataaattaaataaataaataaatactgtccATATGTAACGACTTGTTCTGATTTCATAACATTTAGAACTTTTGTGAAATCAGAACAAGTCGTTACATATGGGCAGTAGTTGCATCGTGGGTAGTGGATGATTTTCTCACTGTACTATTTCATTGTAACTATATGGTTTGATTGGAATTATTATTTGGATTTGCCAGTAAACATATTTATAGAATATTGTTGGTATATTTGTACCTTATACATGGAAAAGTGTTATTGTTGTTTtctcagtccccaggtgggagcaggggatcccctggtttggaggccctcccccctcttcagggtcatcagaaagcagtggggggagggaaatgtctgcaggacactccattattccactatggagactgattcccatagggtacaatggagaattgatctgcgggtatctggggctcatggggggctgttttttgagttaggggcaccaaattttcagcatatcatccagtgcctttccccaaaacaccctccaaattttaaaagaattggaccaggaggtccagttctgtgagccccaaaagaaagtgctcctatccattatttccaatgaagggaaggcatttaaaaggcgtgcagtccctttaaataggatggccagaactccctttggagttcaattatgcttgttacaaccttgttcctggctccacccctaatgtctcctggctccacctccagtctcctgggtccacccccaaagtccccagatatttcttgaattggacttggcaaccctactggagactATAGTCTGATTGGCTGCAGTAATGGAAATCAGTCACATACCAAATTGGCCAGATCTGAGGATGCTTAAATCCAATGCTTGGAACCGTGAACTGATAAggcagatttttctacaaacctggaaaatgccccagtttgcaggaaaatctgaatgtttgaaaaaaaatacatgggatgggagggctgccaatctccagttaggggcaggggatctctcagtttggaggtcctcccactgcttcagggtatcagaaagagaggaagggggaggaaaagatctgctaggcactccattatactataTAAGCAATGGAATTCTCTCCATTGTGCAAAAGACTGAACATGGGTAACAACTGAACATTTCTGTTATCGCTTCATTTAATTGTATGTATCAGCCCCTTCTTATTCTTATCAGATGGGGAAAGAGGAACAGAGTACCACAGCTGGCcttgagcccagcttctgcttgGGCTGCAGAACACATTCCTTTGGATCTGGGAACTTTTATTTGTGCAGGACCAGCATCTCTCAATGAACCAGGCAGAGGAAAACACTGTGCAACGGAGGAACAcctctgtcacataagaagaggGGTGCAAAAAGAAGTAAAACTTATAATCCAAGCCCATGTCTTGTATTCAGTGGACAATGGTCAACCTCAAAATCCATCCTGGGGAGAAAAAAATAAAgatcccttttttgtgtgtgcctaGAATGCTACATGCTGACTGGCACAACAGAATTTCTTGTAATGATCTTTATATTCAGCCTTATTTCAACTTGATTATCTCACTTTAGGGCACAGACATTCCTCCATCTTATTATGAGAAAGCTGTTTTGTGGATTGGAGAATTAAGCTCACTGTTTCAGTTTTGTCCTGGAACGTTTGCCTTGGCCACCAGTATTCTGAACCGGTTACTGGCATCAGTGAAGGTAAGGAGCTTTGGCCTCTCCTCTtcgtgtgcagaaggtcccaggtacaatccctggcatttccagttaaaaattTTCAAGTGTTAAGTGATCTGAAAAACGTGTTCCTGAGACCCTAGAAAGTGCAGTTCATCAGCAGTAGACAATACCAACCATGACAGACCCACAGGCCTGACTCTGTTGCAAGGCAGCTTCACGTATTGTCCATTGACACAAATTGGACTCCCTTTGAAACCAACAGCTGAGCTCCATGCTTTAATTCTAGATGGAAATAAAATATTGTTTGTAGCAGCTATAAGAATAGCATTGATCCCTCACTGAATCTCATGATACATAAAGGAGTGATTGTTAAACATTTTTCCCATGCCCTTTTATCTGGGCTGTGTAACTTGAGTTACACCCACCTCCACCacccattccccccaccccacgtgACTGTGTATCCTTCAAGAGCATTACTACTGTGATTGCTAGATTATTTCTGCTACATGCTGCAGTATAATCAGGCAGCTTAAAAACTTAAGCTATGGATAGTAATCATTCTTTTTTCCTATTTCGGCATTATCCTCCATTCTctcaccccaccccatcccattcCCCACTTTCAGGCACAGTTAAAATACCTCCAGTGCATTGCGATTGCTTGCCTGGTTGTTGCAGCCAAAATCAATGAAGAAGACGAGGTATGTATGTTTGGCTTTTAATACAGTGACCCAAAGGGGTAGGGTGGGGGAATCAGAGGATAAGATGCTGACATGATAAGATACATGTGGCTACAACTTCTCAAGGCACCGTGTTGGTCAACATAGGTGCAGGGCATCCCACACAAAGTTTAACAGGGCTCTCTGTCCTGCTGGGCAGTCAGCTGCAATCCCATTATAGACATTTATTATAATGTTTTGGGCCAGTGGCATTATACTAACAAAGCTAGATCTTTGGTGCAAAAAGACTCTTACAGTGGAGTCTGGGTGAGTCGTGTTTAGTCTTAATCTGCCTGTAGCCTTCTTGTCAAACTGTCCTTTTCTTAGCTGTGCATCTGATTCCTGTGCCATATTTATTAATGATGGTGGCTGCTGTTGCAGTAGTATTGACTCATGCTACAATGCCAGCAACATATCCTAGTGAAGCAGACTGTGCTAGCACAGTGCCACAATCTGCAACACTGCATTACAGAAACAGACCTGTTTTTAATCTggaatgtgattttttttccccctgagcaGCAGAGCATCAGATAAGCTTGAATCAGTTGGCCTCATATTCTTTTGTTCTATTATTGTGAGGAAAAATGTTTGCCTTTCTTAAAAGAGTTCTCTAAATCAAGGGGGATAGTGGCCCACAATGTAGGTCTGATTATATACTGTCTCAATGTGAAACCAAAGATACTGTTGAGGTATCCAGCAGGTCTACCATGCAAAGGTttgaagcagacttcatcagaattCTCAGGATTTGAACCTTTGTTCAGTGTATGTTTTAGGTTTGTGcctacaaccaatgttccctctaagctgcagaatcttgtgagcaaaaattctactggtattaaagttctgagctactggcattaaagttctgagctactgcataaattagtgtgctctggggtcacccctcatgagctaagacaaaaatgtgtgagctggaggctaaaaatctgtgagctagctcatgccaactcaccttagaggaaacactgcctacAACCTGCaaagttgggggttttttttgccagtttggtgtagtggttaagaacacagactcttatgtgggagaactgggtttgatttcccactcctccacatgcatctgctgatgtgaccttggaacaatcacaagttctctcagagctgttctgctcaagagcagttccaggagaggtctctcagacccacctacctcacagggagtctgttgtggggagaggaagggaaaggagatttgtaagctgctctgagactccttcaagcagtgaagggctgggtatatccaatctccttctcctcctcctcttctttcccccATAGTTTCAGAACAAAAAATAAGACTATTGAGTCCAAGGACACCTTCATACTTACCCTCAGCATGGATGAACATAAGGGGATTCATTACAGAGAAAAATGAATAGTGTGATtgtaggggggtgggggagagcttaGATATTTAATATCAGGCAGAGTTTATTTAAAGGAATCTGGTTGATCACACTGACCCAGTAATATTCCACACACAATACAGAGAATTTTTGTAGGAATTAggtttcttttattattattattattattttcttttttgttttttaaacagatAATACCATCAGTAAAGAAGCTTGTAGTGCAGAGTGGCTGTAAATGTTCTCCAGCTGAGATTTTGAGGATGGAAAGAATTGTACTTGATAAACTTCACTGGGATCTTTACACAGCAACATCAATGGATTTTTTAAACATTGTAAGCACAAAACATTTTCCCTCAGAAAAGATTAGATTTTATTCTGTACCAAATAAGACTCGAAAACAGCAGTGATGCACTGTGTACATCCCATCTGGTTAGCCTTGCAAGTAGGGCTGCCACCCTCCGGTGGGGGCTGgagctctggagaaaatggctgctttggaaggtggacaatgtggcattataccctactgaggtccctcccctccctaaacccccactctctcaggctccatcctcagatcttcaggtatttctgaacccagagctggcaactctacttggaGGCATAACACTTTAGGATATCAGCAAGTCTTGTGAGGAATATTACTGTGAAGATATTTAACTTCCTTTTTAACACCCCGCTATTCCAAATCCCGAAGCCTGGTTTACAGATGATATATACTCTCATTTTGAAAGGACAACTGAAGATAGACTTTGAAAAAAGATTTCTCATACCATATCACTATAGACCACTTTTCTCTTTAAATACACACTGAAAAAATATTTCTAACAACCTGCACTCTGTAATACTGTACATAAAAAGctttcagaggttttttttttttgctacatttCACAAATAGATTATCTTGaatctttcttttcctctccctgcaCTAAAAACACTCGACCCTCATTTTAAGGTAAATTAGATCATTCTGATCTGGCACTTAAATCATATTTTATTTGCTGAATATTCATAGGAAGAACGAAAGCTTCCCTTTAAGAAGTTACTGTGTGCTATAGTAAGGCAAAAACCATGTGCTATGACAATGTCTCAACTCTTCTCTTTATGGCAAATGGTGGGTATTTGTTCCACCTTGGCATGAGGATTGTTTTGAGGAAATATCCCATCACAACCAGGATAGAGCGATTGTTAAATTGGCTTCAAGCATCATCagtgatttcttttctttttctctgttacCTCTATTGGCTGGCTTGAACAGTGCTATTTTTAATCAGTCATACAAATGGGACGCCAGACTCTCTGAATCAATAATTGCAACAATGCAATGAATTCAGAATTAGTTACATTCAATATAAGCTTAAACATTTCAATATTTGGCAACTACGACACAAAACGGTAACAGTAGAACAAAATAACAAACTTCTGAAGAGATTTCCTGCCATGAATAATTAGTTTGCACTTCTGGTCAATGACATATGAAAACGTACAAAGTTCACTGTTGATTTctgctctttttaaaatatttgtgaaCATGTGGTGTGaatttatatatatctatatatatgtatatataggtGTAATATCTTTATATCTTTTTTAATGTTTCTCTTCCCTCTAGTTCCATGCCATGGTGATGTCCAAGTGGGCCCATCTGCTACATGGGCTTCCTCAGAGGAATCCTTCCCGCCATGCCGCATTCTTGACCAAACAGCTGCAGCACTG includes these proteins:
- the CCNI2 gene encoding cyclin-I2 isoform X1; protein product: MKCTGPSKSEKIAFVLEYALAREAKIWKVPIFQDFTLKGTDIPPSYYEKAVLWIGELSSLFQFCPGTFALATSILNRLLASVKAQLKYLQCIAIACLVVAAKINEEDEIIPSVKKLVVQSGCKCSPAEILRMERIVLDKLHWDLYTATSMDFLNIFHAMVMSKWAHLLHGLPQRNPSRHAAFLTKQLQHCMACHQLLQFKGSTLALVIITLELERLTPDWFPVITDLLKKAQIDSTQFIHCKELVDQNLQSFQPFNAVYIFNPASQNIQAHLDESLPCCYSMVKKSVQINLQARGSQAVPAVFTPLQGSAYEDDMETDEFYDGFKYLYNEDGTSEAGQSSNDHLRQKESSRFCPPLQPAPEID